From Pseudomonas arsenicoxydans:
GTGTACGTTTCGGGCTTCTCCAAGAGCGTCGCCACCGGTTTACGCGTCGGATTCGTCGCAGCCCCAGTGCACCGGGTGGCCGCGCTGGAGCGCACGATCCGGGCGACCACCTGGAACACGCCCGGGGTGATGACCGCGATTGCCTGCGCCTGGATCGATGACGGGACTGTCAGCGCGCTGGAAGCGCAAAAGCGCGCAGATGCGCAGGCCCGGCAAGCCTTGGCTGACACAGTGCTGACGGGGCTGCACTACATTCGTCATCCTTCTTCCTACTATATCTGGCTGCCCCTGGCGGAAGACGCGAGAGCCGATCAAATCGCCGTGGCGTTACTGCGTGAGCAGGTGGCGGTTTCAACCGCCGAACCCTTTGCGACCTCTATTCATGTGCCGCACGCGATCCGGTTGGCGCTGGGGTCGGTGGACATGGACTCGCTCGCGGCGGCGCTGGTGAAAGTGAAGCGGGTGGTGGGGGCATTTACGTAACTTAGGCAGTTTTCTTCAATACGCAGGGCAGGGGTGTCAGTACGTTGAGCGCTGATTTCCCTGATTGAAGAAGGTGTGCAATGAGTCTGATTATTTCCATGGCCACATTTGCGCTGGTGGCTTCGATTACGCCTGGACCGGTAAACATTGTCGCGCTGAGCTCGGGGGCGCAGTTCGGTTTTCGCGCCAGTCAACGGCACGTCGCCGGGGCCACGTTGGGGTTTGTTCTGTTACTGGTGTTGATGGGGCTGGGACTGCATGAGGTGTTGCTCCTTTGGCCGGCAATGACTCAGGTGATGCAACTGGCCGGCGTGGCGTTCCTGTTGTTCATGGCCTGGAAACTGGCGGCGGACGATGGTCGTATCGATGCGAAAGAGTCGCACCGGGCACCGTCAATGCTGTACGGCGCGGTAATGCAGTGGCTCAACCCGAAAGCCTGGCTGGCCTGCGTGGCGGGCATGGGCGCGTTCGTCGCGAACGGCGAGGCGCGGCTGGTCTGGCAGTTTGCGGCGGTGTATCTGGTGATTTGCTACGTGTCGGTGGGGTGTTGGGTGTATGCCGGTACATTCCTGCGGGGTTACCTCAATAACCCTGCAGGGATGCGATTGTTCAACCGGAGTATGGCAATCCTGCTGGCGCTTTGTGCGGGCTACCTGCTA
This genomic window contains:
- a CDS encoding LysE family translocator, with protein sequence MSLIISMATFALVASITPGPVNIVALSSGAQFGFRASQRHVAGATLGFVLLLVLMGLGLHEVLLLWPAMTQVMQLAGVAFLLFMAWKLAADDGRIDAKESHRAPSMLYGAVMQWLNPKAWLACVAGMGAFVANGEARLVWQFAAVYLVICYVSVGCWVYAGTFLRGYLNNPAGMRLFNRSMAILLALCAGYLLLP